The Leucobacter viscericola genome includes a window with the following:
- a CDS encoding sugar phosphate isomerase/epimerase family protein → MNARIASAPISWGVIEVPGWGLQLDRERVLGEMKSLGITATEFGPEGFLPDAPAERAAVLAEAGLSAVGGFYPVVLHKADEDPLPAMERELEAYVAAGASTIVLSAVTGEQGYDGAAELTEAEWQTLFSNLDRAQRTAASVGVVATLHPHLGTVVEKPDAVARVLAGSTIGLCLDTGHYTLAGGDPVELVRDHADRIVHAHLKDVSLAVAERVRAGEIDYREGVRQGMYQALGAGDARVAEIVDALAAAGYDGWYVLEQDTVVESDEDAAVALENARRSVEFIRGAVA, encoded by the coding sequence ATGAACGCACGTATCGCATCGGCCCCGATCAGCTGGGGAGTCATCGAGGTTCCCGGCTGGGGCCTGCAGCTCGACCGCGAGCGGGTGCTCGGCGAGATGAAGTCGCTCGGCATCACCGCAACCGAGTTCGGGCCCGAGGGATTTCTACCCGACGCTCCCGCCGAGCGCGCTGCCGTGTTGGCGGAAGCTGGTCTGAGCGCCGTTGGCGGTTTCTACCCGGTCGTGCTGCACAAGGCCGATGAGGATCCGCTGCCCGCCATGGAGCGCGAGCTTGAGGCGTATGTCGCCGCCGGAGCGAGCACGATTGTGCTGTCGGCCGTGACTGGTGAGCAGGGTTACGACGGTGCCGCCGAGCTCACCGAGGCCGAGTGGCAGACCCTGTTCAGCAACCTGGATCGGGCCCAGCGCACCGCCGCTTCCGTGGGCGTTGTGGCGACGCTGCACCCCCACCTCGGCACCGTTGTCGAGAAGCCGGACGCGGTTGCGCGGGTGCTGGCTGGGTCAACGATCGGGCTGTGCCTCGACACGGGCCACTACACCCTCGCTGGTGGTGACCCCGTCGAGTTGGTTCGGGATCATGCCGACCGCATCGTGCACGCCCACCTGAAAGATGTGAGCCTGGCCGTTGCCGAGCGCGTGCGCGCCGGCGAGATCGACTACCGCGAGGGAGTGCGCCAGGGCATGTACCAGGCGCTCGGTGCGGGCGATGCGCGCGTTGCCGAGATCGTCGACGCGCTCGCCGCGGCCGGATACGACGGCTGGTACGTGCTTGAGCAAGACACCGTGGTGGAGTCCGATGAAGACGCCGCCGTGGCTTTGGAGAACGCGCGCCGCAGCGTCGAGTTCATTCGGGGCGCTGTCGCGTAG
- a CDS encoding Gfo/Idh/MocA family protein, which produces MRIGIIGTGVMGAFHARLLHEQVSGATVTAVADPDVERAGAVVAAIPGAVALSDPLELIQHPEVDAVLIASPDVLHAEQTLACIAAGKPTLCEKPLSYSVEEAERVIVAHRESVGDGVPLVHQGFMRRFDPGYVEQKRAVDSGAHGRPVMVHSVGRGVTTGPGATDETVIFNSAIHDFDIVPWLLGSAVTEVSWHAPETPSSTGGGLRDPFFLLLRTADGALSTVENYLNARYGYDMRSEVVCETGAVSITEPHRVQTLSALAASTPMPEDFRPRYAEAYRLELQEWVSAMNEGRAPALATVEDGAQATRVAAAAAESMRSGGRFVRVEGA; this is translated from the coding sequence ATGAGAATCGGCATCATCGGCACCGGAGTGATGGGCGCCTTCCACGCGCGGCTGCTGCACGAGCAGGTGTCAGGAGCCACGGTGACTGCCGTGGCGGATCCCGATGTGGAGCGCGCGGGGGCCGTGGTTGCCGCGATCCCGGGAGCTGTGGCTCTGAGTGATCCTCTTGAACTGATTCAGCACCCCGAGGTCGACGCCGTGTTGATTGCCTCACCCGATGTGCTGCACGCCGAGCAGACGCTCGCCTGCATTGCCGCCGGAAAGCCAACCCTCTGCGAGAAGCCGCTGTCATACTCCGTGGAGGAGGCGGAACGGGTGATCGTCGCGCATCGCGAGTCGGTCGGCGATGGGGTGCCCCTCGTGCACCAGGGGTTTATGCGTCGCTTCGATCCCGGGTACGTCGAGCAGAAGCGCGCGGTCGACTCGGGAGCGCACGGCCGCCCGGTGATGGTGCACTCGGTTGGTCGCGGCGTCACAACCGGGCCGGGTGCGACCGACGAGACTGTCATCTTCAACTCCGCGATCCACGACTTCGATATCGTGCCGTGGCTGCTCGGATCGGCAGTCACCGAGGTGAGTTGGCACGCTCCCGAGACGCCGAGTTCGACCGGTGGCGGACTGCGGGATCCCTTCTTTTTGCTCTTGCGAACCGCCGATGGCGCTCTCTCAACCGTTGAGAACTACCTCAACGCGCGCTACGGTTACGACATGCGTTCCGAGGTGGTGTGCGAGACGGGGGCCGTCTCGATCACTGAGCCGCACCGCGTGCAGACACTTTCTGCGCTCGCTGCGAGTACTCCTATGCCCGAAGATTTTCGACCGCGCTACGCGGAGGCCTACCGACTTGAGCTGCAGGAGTGGGTGTCGGCCATGAACGAGGGCCGGGCGCCGGCTCTCGCGACGGTGGAAGACGGGGCGCAGGCCACACGAGTGGCCGCCGCCGCGGCCGAGTCGATGCGTTCCGGAGGACGTTTTGTACGAGTGGAGGGTGCCTGA
- a CDS encoding SDR family oxidoreductase: MNGVVAMQALMQNKVVLITGGTQGLGRAIGEAAAREGASGVAIVGRSAEKAEAAVAAIRESGSGSGTEVIAIIADLSIPGEAERAVAETIARFGRIDSLVNAAGATSRGTLLDTTRELLNEHLNLNTVVPFMTMQGAVANMRDRGAPGTILNIITMSMHGGQPYLAPYVASKAALAGLTKNAAFAHRFDRIRINGLNIGWTATPGEAVTQKTFHDAEDDWLTKASAAQPMGKLGQPDEIADAVVFLLSERSGVVTGSIIDWDQNVPGAYE; this comes from the coding sequence TTGAACGGAGTAGTGGCAATGCAGGCACTCATGCAAAACAAGGTTGTGCTCATCACCGGGGGCACCCAGGGCCTCGGCCGGGCCATCGGTGAGGCCGCGGCGCGCGAGGGCGCTTCGGGCGTCGCGATCGTGGGCCGCAGCGCAGAAAAAGCTGAGGCCGCTGTTGCCGCGATCCGCGAGAGTGGTTCAGGATCGGGCACCGAGGTGATCGCGATCATCGCTGATCTCAGCATCCCGGGCGAGGCCGAGCGCGCCGTGGCCGAGACCATCGCACGCTTCGGTCGCATCGACAGCCTCGTGAACGCGGCGGGCGCAACGAGCCGCGGCACACTGCTCGACACGACACGCGAGCTGCTCAACGAGCACCTGAATCTCAACACCGTTGTTCCGTTCATGACCATGCAGGGCGCCGTTGCCAACATGCGCGACCGCGGGGCGCCCGGCACAATTCTGAACATCATCACCATGTCGATGCACGGCGGTCAGCCCTACCTCGCGCCGTACGTCGCCTCGAAGGCGGCGCTCGCCGGTCTCACCAAAAATGCCGCGTTTGCGCACCGCTTCGATCGCATCCGCATCAACGGTTTGAACATCGGCTGGACGGCGACGCCGGGTGAGGCCGTTACCCAAAAGACCTTCCACGACGCCGAAGACGACTGGCTCACCAAGGCCTCGGCCGCGCAGCCCATGGGCAAACTCGGTCAGCCCGACGAGATCGCCGACGCGGTCGTGTTTTTGCTGAGCGAGCGCAGCGGAGTTGTTACGGGATCAATCATTGACTGGGATCAGAACGTTCCCGGCGCATACGAGTAA
- a CDS encoding MFS transporter: MAVSSAGRRFLIFALACGGFGIGVSEYLVMGLLPQIAADLLPELSRSDPDAALAATGGLASAYALGVVVGMFTTPILTRRLSERGALLVCAGGMLLFTLLTAFAPNLTIAIALRFLSALAHASYLGVGAMAVAHLLGGGKYGRGAAVVHGGLAAANLVGVPVLTALGAGGEWRLILGGIVTLFFAVPFVALLLVKLPDEPAAAATQLGGAVRKRRLLLLISAAVLAAASSFVIVTYIAPVVTAARSGDVWLTTGLAMFAFGIGMNLGNLGSGWLADRAPSVAFSGVALAGASGAALLLVPDAGAVIAVIAVLLLGVCLGGASPSGQVLYMRELRKYPRLASSLPSGAGNLGSFLGALVGGAILAGSGVALLPVGALALMAVGMVCFVAYRVLGRARPETP; the protein is encoded by the coding sequence ATGGCGGTGAGTAGTGCCGGGCGGCGATTCCTCATCTTTGCGCTCGCGTGCGGTGGGTTCGGGATCGGCGTCAGTGAATACCTGGTCATGGGTTTGCTGCCGCAAATCGCCGCGGATCTGCTCCCCGAACTGAGCCGCAGCGATCCTGATGCCGCGCTCGCCGCAACCGGAGGCCTCGCCTCGGCCTACGCCCTCGGGGTGGTGGTTGGTATGTTTACGACCCCGATTCTCACCCGGCGACTCTCGGAGCGGGGAGCGTTGCTGGTCTGCGCGGGCGGCATGCTGCTGTTTACGCTGCTGACGGCCTTCGCCCCGAACCTGACGATTGCCATTGCGCTTCGTTTTCTCTCGGCGCTCGCCCACGCGAGCTACCTCGGGGTCGGCGCGATGGCGGTTGCGCACCTGCTCGGAGGTGGCAAGTACGGGCGAGGCGCCGCCGTTGTGCACGGCGGTTTGGCCGCGGCAAACCTCGTGGGTGTGCCTGTGCTCACAGCGCTCGGTGCTGGCGGGGAGTGGCGGCTGATCCTCGGGGGAATCGTTACCCTGTTCTTCGCGGTGCCGTTTGTGGCTTTGCTGCTGGTAAAGCTGCCTGACGAACCGGCCGCGGCCGCGACTCAGTTGGGTGGTGCCGTGCGCAAGCGGCGCCTGCTGCTGCTGATAAGCGCGGCGGTGCTCGCAGCCGCGAGTAGCTTTGTGATCGTTACCTATATTGCGCCCGTGGTCACCGCCGCTCGCTCCGGTGATGTCTGGCTCACAACCGGGCTCGCGATGTTCGCGTTCGGGATCGGCATGAACCTCGGCAACCTCGGCTCCGGGTGGCTGGCCGACCGCGCTCCAAGCGTCGCGTTCTCCGGCGTGGCACTCGCCGGGGCCTCCGGTGCGGCGCTTCTGCTCGTGCCCGACGCGGGTGCAGTGATCGCCGTGATCGCGGTGCTGCTGCTTGGCGTGTGCCTCGGGGGAGCGAGCCCTTCTGGGCAGGTGCTCTACATGCGGGAGCTGCGTAAGTATCCACGCCTGGCCTCGTCGTTGCCCTCGGGTGCGGGCAACCTCGGCAGCTTCTTGGGTGCGCTGGTGGGTGGCGCGATCCTTGCCGGATCGGGCGTCGCGTTATTGCCGGTGGGTGCCCTCGCGCTGATGGCCGTGGGAATGGTGTGTTTCGTTGCGTATCGGGTGCTTGGCCGTGCTCGGCCTGAAACCCCCTAG
- a CDS encoding Gfo/Idh/MocA family protein, whose translation MQKNDDGTITIGVGLISVGWMGQLHSRAYSNLRYVYPELGIRPRLVHAADTAPARATEAVEVLGYERASADYHEVLNDPEVDVVSICAPNFLHAEIAVAAAKAGKHFWVEKPVGRGEDETRAVSEAAAEAGVVSSIGFNYRHAPAIEHLKKLIADGELGRITNVRGNMFADYSADPRGALSWRFIRNLAGSGVLGDLMGHLVDLVQYTLGPIAEVSAITSTVYTERPELPMGSGTHFAVIENGEMKPVENEDYAGMLVRLSGNAVAADAVGTLEASRVAVGPRASYGIEIYGTNGSAHWDFERMNELHISSGLGAAHQGYTRVMASPGMGDFGLFQPGAGTSMGYDDLKVIEAKKFLEAVAGRAALNSNIQDALSASQVISAAERSAAERRWESSAPVAGTTAAIAD comes from the coding sequence ATGCAGAAGAACGACGACGGCACCATCACAATCGGCGTGGGCCTCATTAGCGTGGGCTGGATGGGTCAGCTGCACAGCCGCGCATACTCCAACCTGCGCTACGTGTATCCGGAGCTCGGGATCCGCCCGCGTCTCGTGCACGCTGCCGACACCGCGCCAGCCCGCGCCACAGAGGCCGTCGAGGTGCTCGGCTACGAGCGCGCCTCGGCCGACTACCACGAGGTGCTCAACGACCCCGAGGTCGACGTCGTCTCGATCTGCGCCCCCAACTTTCTGCACGCCGAGATCGCGGTTGCCGCGGCGAAGGCGGGCAAGCACTTCTGGGTTGAGAAGCCCGTTGGTCGCGGTGAAGATGAGACCCGCGCGGTCTCCGAGGCTGCTGCCGAGGCTGGCGTCGTCAGCTCGATCGGTTTCAACTACCGCCACGCCCCCGCGATCGAGCACCTCAAGAAGCTCATCGCAGACGGCGAGCTGGGACGCATCACCAACGTGCGCGGCAACATGTTCGCCGACTACTCGGCTGACCCCCGCGGCGCGCTCTCGTGGCGCTTCATTCGTAACCTCGCGGGCTCCGGTGTGCTCGGCGACCTGATGGGCCACCTGGTCGACCTCGTGCAGTACACGCTCGGCCCGATCGCCGAGGTCAGCGCCATCACCTCCACCGTCTACACCGAGCGACCCGAGCTGCCAATGGGCAGCGGCACGCACTTCGCGGTGATCGAAAACGGTGAGATGAAGCCGGTCGAGAACGAGGACTACGCTGGCATGCTCGTGCGACTCAGCGGTAACGCGGTCGCCGCTGACGCCGTCGGCACGCTCGAGGCCTCGCGCGTGGCCGTGGGTCCGCGCGCCAGCTACGGCATCGAGATCTACGGCACCAACGGCTCCGCCCACTGGGATTTCGAGCGTATGAACGAACTGCACATTTCGAGCGGACTCGGTGCCGCGCACCAGGGCTACACCCGCGTCATGGCGAGCCCGGGCATGGGCGACTTCGGGCTGTTCCAGCCGGGAGCGGGCACATCAATGGGCTACGACGATCTCAAAGTGATCGAGGCGAAGAAGTTCCTCGAGGCCGTCGCGGGTCGCGCAGCGCTGAACTCCAACATTCAAGACGCGCTCTCCGCGTCCCAGGTCATTTCGGCCGCCGAGCGCTCCGCCGCCGAGCGCCGCTGGGAGTCGAGCGCTCCCGTCGCTGGCACCACCGCGGCGATCGCTGACTGA